A DNA window from Purpureocillium takamizusanense chromosome 9, complete sequence contains the following coding sequences:
- the RTC5 gene encoding Restriction of telomere capping protein 5 (COG:S~EggNog:ENOG503NXSI): MGQAHSGEQPRQRSREQLAQELALRFKDKCFTSLEYYSLKDVFKSLADQQGQVRYLKEDTIARFLEIPDILGASPVAFQMVSYLGAFPFLQEAPVVLELPQLIMVVVIMTERYKRVLAKASTDRTKLLFKSLAVYDRKLSNAAPASQPITPEDTKPAGPARASGFAVDVPGDDDLDKGDDDDDDDLVLTAYELLDVSEAVSRGSAPEFHGALIPTDNFRKLVMLLLLAAPLDPQESLAQYSARVVGNELEALRSVAGSILAAFVDAETAPGIRYRHFKTIIPVLFPYLFNGFNGLFEHFLFSKNMDFSKHVDPSKAVPAEPSKMAQPLLSDKGDILNDHLLSQMSMFLPGSSLFRRVRRLYSGNDAGFSMGGFQSKVFNWRAPTILLVSGTRLNDVPDGGQETAFAESLPPKRFPHGSKSDRVTFGVYVREPWKQTHKECFGDSETVLFQLEPIHDVFPASTLNTDYVAFTQPPANQAGVSFGCPHPKPTKSSRRHEMHSLGAVSLLFHDSFEFGVFNHDYSSRGGAFHTSMVRKFDFQDRFQIEQLEVWGCGGDDEAKAQAERWAWEAREAEARRKINLGTGDIEADRALLEMAGIIGGNRSGGSMA; the protein is encoded by the exons ATGGGCCAGGCACACTCGGGCGAGCAACCGCGTCAGCGCTCCCGcgagcagctggcgcaggagCTT GCTCTCAGGTTCAAGGACAAGTGCTTCACGTCCCTCGAGTACTACTCCCTCAAGGATGTCTTCAAGAGCCTCGCGGACCAACAGGGCCAGGTCCGCTACCTTAAGGAGGACACCATCGCCCGCTTCCTCGAGATCCCCGACATCCTCGGCGCGTCGCCAGTGGCCTTCCAGATGGTCTCGTACCTCGGCGCATTCCCCTTCCTGCAGGAAGCGCCCGTCGTCCTGGAGCTGCCACAATTGATCATGGTTGTCGTCATCATGACGGAGCGGTACAAGCGCGTCCTGGCCAAGGCGTCGACTGACCGTACCAAGCTGCTGTTCAAGAGCTTGGCAGTGTACGACCGCAAGCTCTCCAACGCGGCACCCGCGTCGCAACCCATCACACCAGAAGACACGAAGccggcgggcccggcgcgtGCTTCCGGCTTTGCCGTAGACGTGCCGGGAGATGACGATTTGGAcaagggcgatgatgatgatgacgacgacctggtTTTGACCGCCTACGAGCTCCTGGACGTCTCCGAGGCTGTCAGTCGGGGAAGCGCGCCCGAGTTCCATGGTGCCTTGATCCCGACCGACAACTTCCGCAAACTGgtcatgctgctgctgcttgccgccCCTCTTGACCCGCAGGAGAGCCTCGCCCAGTACTCGGCCCGAGTCGTGGGCAACGAGCTAGAGGCCTTGCGGTCCGTCGCAGGGAgcatcttggccgcctttgTCGACGCCGAAACAGCCCCCGGCATTCGTTATCGTCACTTCAAGACCATCATCCCCGTGCTGTTTCCTTATCTTTTCAACGGGTTCAATGGCCTGTTCGAGCACTTCCTCTTTTCCAAAAATATGGACTTCTCCAAACACGTAGACCCCTCCAAGGCCGTTCCCGCCGAGCCCTCAAAGATGGCACAGCCGCTGTTGTCAGACAAAGGCGACATCCTCAACGATCACCTACTGTCGCAAATGTCAATGTTCCTGCCTGGCTCCTCGTTATTCCGGAGGGTGCGCCGCCTGTACTCCGGAAACGACGCGGGCTTCTCCATGGGTGGCTTTCAGTCCAAAGTCTTCAACTGGAGGGCGCCGACTATTCTCCTGGTGAGCGGCACCCGCCTCAACGACGTGCCAGACGGCGGACAGGAGACGGCGTTTGCCGAGTCGCTCCCGCCCAAGAGATTTCCCCATGGCAGTAAGTCGGACCGTGTCACGTTTGGTGTGTATGTGCGTGAGCCTTGGAAGCAAACGCACAAGGAGTGCTTCGGCGACTCGGAGACCGTCTTGTTCCAGCTCGAGCCCATCCACGACGTCTTTCCAGCCTCAACACTCAACACGGATTATGTCGCCTTCACCCAGCCTCCCGCCAATCAGGCTGGGGTTTCTTTTGGCTGCCCGCACCCCAAACCGACCAAGTCCAGCCGCAGGCACGAAATGCATTCGCTAGGCGCCGTCTCCCTGCTCTTTCACGACTCTTTCGAGTTTGGCGTCTTCAACCACGATTACAGCTCCCGAGGAGGCGCGTTCCACACGAGCATGGTGCGAAAGTTTGATTTCCAGGACCGTTTTCAaatcgagcagctcgaggttTGGGGGTGCggaggagacgacgaggccaaggcccagGCCGAGAGATGGGCGTgggaggcgagggaggcggaggcgcggcgcaagaTCAATCTCGGCACGGGCGACATAGAAGCGGACCGCGCGTTGTTAGAAATGGCCGGTATCATCGGGGGGAatcgcagcggcggctcaaTGGCGTGA
- the RCF1 gene encoding Respiratory supercomplex factor 1, mitochondrial (EggNog:ENOG503P3F9~BUSCO:EOG09264J8E~COG:U~TransMembrane:2 (o42-61i73-94o)): MADRAPPPPMPGPLPSSFDDNLDFYNERPMQKVVRKIKEEPLVPLGIGLTVFAFVNAYRALRRGDSRQANKMFRARVAAQGFTVIAMVAGSMYYSKDREKTKELRKLKEQRDAEEKRQKWIRELEVRDEEDKAMRARLSGRSSSASETPEPPTPAAVTAVDGETAPETKSQGTGGILGKMGLWSQGEKAAAAEAAEQQQQQQPAGPDSVEEKKPTRKENPKSSLGAIGEVIASKKKD, encoded by the exons ATGGCAGACagagcaccgccgcctcccatgCCGGGGCCTCTGCCCTCGTCCTTTGACGACAACCT AGACTTTTACAACGAGCGCCCGATGCAAAAGGTCGTCCGCAAGATCAAGGAAGAGCCTCTAGTACCGCTCG gaATCGGTCTCACCGTCTTCGCCTTCGTCAATGCCTACCgcgcgctccgccgcggcgactcCCGCCAGGCCAACAAGATGttccgcgcccgcgtcgccgcgcagggcttcaccgtcatcgccatggtCGCCGGCAGCATGTACTACAGCAAGGACCGCGAGAAGACCAaggagctgcgcaagctcaaggagcagcgcgacgccgaggagaagcgccaGAAGTGGATCCGCGAACTcgaggtgcgcgacgaggaggataAGGCCATGCGTGCCAGGCTGAGCGGGCggtccagctcggccagcgagacgccggagccgcctacgcccgccgctgtcactgccgtcgatggcgagaCTGCCCCGGAGACCAAGTCGCAGGGCACGGGTGGCATCTTGGGCAAGATGGGCTTGTGGTCACAGGGCGAaaaggctgcggcggcagaggcggcggagcagcagcagcagcagcagcccgcagGACCTGACAGTGTGGAAGAAAAGAAGCCGACGCGAAAGGAGAACCCCAAGAGCTCCCTCGGAGCTATCGGCGAGGTCATCGCatccaagaagaaggactAG
- a CDS encoding uncharacterized protein (TransMembrane:1 (i16-34o)~EggNog:ENOG503NXD5~COG:D~COG:Z), translating to MWPSTPSVDTLTRPRVAVALVSAIAALSVGYYTYQSRHPPAPLELPPGGELHRSNAVRRTGRPSRRSGTASSSSSEAAGDENVDANALPAPLPAPGGDADTVVEVADDMWNDASGYLPPQRAGHNIVNLLFRVSEDNARRNGCVHRGCQCNACGMVPIRGVRYRCANCADFDLCETCEAQGVHTKTHIFYKIRVPAPPFGPRQMQPVWYTGDPDTCRRNLPRQLIARLSKETGFERPELEAFWEQWTFMANTELRDDPDELNIAMDRKTFERCLVPTGGSRHAAPNLIHDRMFSFYDSNNDDLIGFSEFLHGLSYRKRKDKLLKVFEGYDLDGDGYVNRRDFLRMFRAYYVLYKQMHKDILDGLEDQLLASTEAQQLVTSRQPLSSLFGREGRVPAADGSMRFEGKTYHRDGSVEIDDRYHGAIAEDRGDTANREDILTSLFAYDTEPRPRRRFITRRDTDTNWRTVRRLSGTEPDRAYWVTLLDPPVNLEDLPNVIAGSDLQSASDGEGDDQGDGDDEERDEGEGRDSESASGAPITDSQRRARSLADARRKAPKLEKRRRDMARKQLHERWKRRQFYLDEEEGGQAPDDWANDEDLLATLNKAADEAKSKDEPAISTRSRSSSKVRFAEDMEDYETRSNPSTSSRSIPERWGGMDIPDAEKDAGKEILYQVTQQAFNELLDTIFKPAEDLAIEAAETKKRREQHKDKIDAIDDGPDKNDEPRRDSVPYLGRATEKAVANKSLEELLSETGYTVVNDEPRHAVDLRNPVDLDFSLNLSDYTIPSESSVAGDTEPEEYRDPTMPQFRPNSDATTPAGSRESKATVLADENGLADDESDHESYTSMESGIGPDKLRRWKMINEAEAKAAQRGGWGRLSFQEFEEIYKNQEDLGNRLDYLGSWIDFCIP from the coding sequence ATGTGGCCATCGACACCCTCGGTCGACACGTTGACGCGGCCGCGagtggccgtggccctcgtctccgccatcgccgccctctctGTCGGCTACTACACCTACCAGTcccgccacccgcccgcccctctgGAGCTCCCTCCCGGGGGTGAGCTGCACAGGAGCAACGCCGTGCGCCGCACGGGTCGGCCGTCACGGAGATCTGGCACGGCATCGAGCTCTTCATCTGAAGCGGCGGGCGATGAGAATGTCGATGCAAACGCTctccccgcgccgctgcctgcgcctggcggcgacgcagatACCGTCGTGGaagtcgccgacgacatgtGGAACGACGCGTCCGGCTACCTTCCACCTCAACGGGCGGGTCACAACATCGTGAACCTCCTCTTCAGGGTGTCCGAGGACAACGCGAGGCGCAACGGCTGCGTGCATCGGGGCTGCCAGTGTAATGCATGTGGCATGGTCCCCATCCGCGGCGTGCGGTATCGCTGCGCCAACTGCGCCGACTTCGACCTGTGCGAGACGTGCGAGGCGCAGGGCGTTCACACCAAAACGCACATATTTTACAAGATCCGGgtccccgcgccgccgtttgGCCCTCGCCAGATGCAGCCCGTCTGGTACACGGGCGATCCAGACACGTGCCGCCGCAACCTGCCGAGGCAGCTGATCGCACGGCTTTCCAAGGAGACCGGCTTCGAGCGGCCAGAGTTGGAGGCGTTTTGGGAGCAGTGGACGTTCATGGCCAACACGGAGCTGCGGGATGACCCGGACGAGCTCAACATCGCCATGGACCGCAAGACGTTTGAACGCTGCCTGGTGCCCACCGGTGGCTCGCGTCATGCCGCGCCAAATCTCATCCACGACCGCATGTTCTCCTTTTATGACTCAAACAACGACGATCTTATCGGCTTCTCCGAATTTCTACACGGCCTGTCCTATCGCAAGCGCAAGGACAAGCTGCTCAAGGTATTCGAGGGCTACgacctggacggcgacgggtaCGTAAACAGGCGCGACTTTCTTCGCATGTTCCGAGCCTATTATGTCCTTTATAAGCAAATGCACAAGGACATACTCGACGGGCTCGAGGATCAGCTCCTCGCGAGTACAGAAGCCCAGCAGCTTGTGACCAGTCGCCAGCCCCTGAGCAGCCTCTTCGGCCGCGAGGGCAGGGTACCCGCAGCCGACGGCAGCATGCGGTTCGAAGGCAAGACGTACcaccgcgacggcagcgtcgaGATCGACGACCGGTATCACGGCGCCATTGCTGAAGATCGCGGAGATACGGCGAACCGGGAGGACATCCTTACGAGCCTGTTTGCCTACGACACTGAGCcgcgaccgcgccgccgcttcatCACCCGCAGGGACACAGATACTAACTGGCGCACTGTCCGGCGACTAAGCGGCACGGAGCCAGACCGAGCATACTGGGTGACGCTCCTGGACCCGCCCGTGAACCTAGAAGATCTCCCGAATGTGATCGCGGGTAGTGACCTCCAGTCGGCTTCCGACGGTGAGGGCGACGACCAAGgagacggcgatgacgaagaaCGTGATGAGGGCGAAGGGCGTGACTCAGAGTCAGCCTCGGGCGCGCCCATCACGGACAGCCAACGCCGCGCCAGATCTCTTGCGGACGCGCGACGCAAGGCGCCGAAGCTGGAGAAGCGCCGCAGAGACATGGCGCGCAAGCAGTTGCACGAGAGATGGAAGCGTCGGCAGTTTTatctcgacgaggaagaaggtgGCCAAGCGCCGGATGACTGGGCAAATGACGAAGACCTCCTGGCCACCCTCAACAAGGCGGCCGATGAGGCCAAGTCCAAAGACGAGCCGGCCATCTCGACACGCTCACGATCGAGCTCCAAGGTCCGTTTCGCCGAAGACATGGAGGATTACGAGACTCGGTCGAACCCATCGACTTCGTCGCGGAGCATCCCGGAGCGCTGGGGAGGCATGGACATCCCCGATGCAGAAAAGGACGCTGGTAAGGAAATCCTGTATCAGGTCACACAGCAGGCCTTCAACGAGCTCCTGGATACCATCTTCAAGCCGGCAGAAGACCTGGCgatcgaggccgccgagaccaAGAAGCGTCGAGAGCAGCACAAGGACAAGATTGACGCCATTGACGACGGACCCGACAAGAATGACGAGCCCAGGCGAGACTCTGTGCCGTACCTGGGGCGCGCCACGGAAAAGGCCGTGGCGAACAAAAGCCTCGAGGAACTGCTCTCGGAGACGGGCTATACCGTTGTGAACGACGAACCTCGCCATGCGGTGGATCTGCGCAATCCGGTAGATCTAGACTTCTCGCTCAACTTGTCTGACTACACGATACCGTCAGAGTCTTCGGTGGCTGGGGACACGGAGCCAGAGGAGTACCGTGACCCCACGATGCCGCAGTTCCGGCCCAACAGcgacgcgacgacgccggcagGCTCGAGGGAATCAAAGGCGACAGttctcgccgacgagaacGGGCTGGCAGACGACGAGTCAGATCACGAGTCGTACACGTCCATGGAGAGCGGCATCGGCCCGGACAAGCTCCGGCGGTGGAAGATGAtcaacgaggccgaggccaaggcggcacAGCGGGGCGGCTGGGGTCGACTTAGCTTCCAGGAGTTTGAGGAGATTTACAAAAACCAGGAAGACCTAGGCAACAGGCTGGATTACCTCGGTAGCTGGATCGATTTCTGCATCCCCTAG
- the CCC1 gene encoding Protein ccc1 (COG:S~EggNog:ENOG503NWJG~TransMembrane:4 (o96-121i272-298o304-322i334-356o)), translating into MAYASETSPLLPEPRSERRPVSSLKAAVANRDVSPGGNSSTSSSPSTSSSSSPSSVGSSPDGLSDTLRDIIIGFSDGLTVPFALTAGLSSLGSTRLVIMGGLAELISGMISMGLGAYLAAVTERDRYLSQRAAHALPPPPSSAPYCSSSRSSTKPTTTTTTACSPSSSLSPAATVRLARREDIYAILDRYAVSRAAATPLVDELCGRVDDADDADAAVTAAANGTHHGTGRHHHHHDTRGATVSSSAADDDDPWLRFKMDVGLRLDEPETHAAWLSGLTMGLSYFVGGLVPMLPYFAMDRVRDALLVSVAVTVVILLAFGYAKNYVAIRTHRAGVWGALQTLVIGVLAAGTSYAIVKALDRGGGA; encoded by the coding sequence ATGGCGTACGCTTCAGAAACATCCCCCCTACTACCCGAGCCGCGCTCCGAGCGCCGGCCCGTCTCGAgcctcaaggccgccgtcgccaaccgcGACGTCTcccccggcggcaacagcagcacctcctcctcaccgtcgacatcatcatcatcatcaccgtcctcggtcggctcgtcgcccgacggCCTCAGTGACACGCTCCGCGACATCATCATTGGCTTCTCGGACGGCCTCACCGTGCCCTTTGCCCTCACCGCGggcctctcctccctcgGCAGCACCCGCCTCGTCATCAtgggcggcctcgccgagctcatcTCCGGCATGATCAGCATGGGGCTGGGCGCCtaccttgccgccgtcaccgagcgCGATCGCTACCTCtcccagcgcgccgcccacgccctcccACCCCCGCCTTCATCCGCACCCTACTGTTCCTCCTCTCGTTCTTCCACAAAaccgacaacaacaacaacaacggcgtgctccccttcctcctcgctatctcccgccgccaccgtccgcctggcccgccgcgaggATATTTacgccatcctcgaccgCTACGCCGTCtcccgcgcggccgccaccccgctcgtcgatgagctgtgcggccgcgtcgacgacgctgacgacgccgacgccgctgttactgctgctgctaatGGAACTCATCATGGCActggccgccatcaccaccaccacgacacCCGCGGGGCAaccgtcagcagcagcgccgccgacgacgacgacccctgGCTCCGCTTCAAAATGGACGtcggcctgcgcctcgacgagcccgagacgCACGCCGCCTGGCTCTCGGGCCTCACCATGGGCCTGAGCTacttcgtcggcggcctcgtccccATGCTCCCCTACTTCGCCATGGACCGCGTccgcgacgccctgctcgtctccgtcgccgtcaccgtcgtcatcctcctcgcctttgGCTACGCAAAAAACTACGTCGCCATCCGCACccaccgcgccggcgtctggGGCGCCCTCCAgaccctcgtcatcggcgtcctcgccgccggcaccagctacgccatcgtcaaggccctggaccgcggcggcggcgcctga
- a CDS encoding uncharacterized protein (COG:H~EggNog:ENOG503P5YB) — translation MDDDATYAPMMLLVRPPPLPPPPPPQASSPPSFFADDDSRWAAVQSRDAVADGFFVYAVRTTKIYCRPICKARLARRANVRFYPTGAEATDAGYRACKRCKPDMAGFMPEERAVRQIRAFVREHDAGGGSSSSSSSSSSSSSCPPTDRRMSLAEMAGRTGLSKWHFHRVFKKCVGVTPFEYLRTQRLAWGDDDPAQQLASWPLSLADDQGFLGQGFDFAAAAAFDLGAESSEGFSAASGSGCSPLSLDDLLVWPEDDKA, via the coding sequence atggatgatgatgcaaCGTACGCCCCGATGATGCTCCTCGTCcgaccaccgccgctgccgccgccaccgccgccgcaggcatcgtcgccgccgtccttcttcgccgacgacgactcccGCTGGGCCGCCGTGCAGTcgcgcgacgccgtggccgacggctTCTTCGTCTACGCCGTGCGCACCACAAAGATCTACTGCCGCCCCATCTGCAAggcccgcctcgcgcgccgcgccaacGTGCGCTTCTACCccacgggcgccgaggccaccgacGCCGGGTACCGCGCCTGCAAGCGCTGCAAGCCCGACATGGCCGGCTTCATgcccgaggagcgcgccgtcCGGCAGATACGCGCTTTTGTGCGCGAACACGACGCGGGTGGTggttcctcctcgtcctcctcgtcctcatcatcatcgtcgtcgtgccccCCCACCGACCGCCGCATGAgcctcgccgagatggccgGCCGCACTGGCCTCTCCAAGTGGCACTTTCACCGCGTCTTCAAAAAgtgcgtcggcgtcacgcCCTTTGAGTACCTGCGcacgcagcgcctcgcctggggagacgacgacccggcgcagcagctggcgtcgtggccgctCTCGCTCGCGGACGACCAGGGGTTCCTGGGACAGGGCTTCgactttgccgccgccgcagccttcGACCTGGGCGCGGAGTCGAGCGAGGgcttctcggcggccagcgggaGCGGGTGCAGCCCCTTATCCCTCGACGACCTACTTGTGTGGCCAGAGGACGACAAGGCGTGA
- a CDS encoding uncharacterized protein (EggNog:ENOG503PDAG) translates to MVGLQTSYQTDTAMEAGAINDPQAPLGVDPQDLVNDAQTLFGSQTGFEDPQMFFNSQTGVNSSQMFVDPAAPSQVFSDASVSFATNTQGDFNFQPSTAINIGDFGIDSQGQGLMEIFNDLTNPQAGGGYENNAIFSGGISNSVNANNNAAFSAGGLDSVNDSNTAAFSEDGITVVGNNNNAAFAVDYMNMIETSNNDALSGDGITVVGNNNAAFAAGEMNIVETGNHAAFSGDGFNTVVDAGNNNTIFLGNSSSNVDASNAVTASNTIASSDTVAASDAAGLPADATYGPADAALDPANNWPDCSLRGIMYGPFEQPEEGALFSRVTFFVPATLRNTTAETPETGSQIHGQMYVEELQPVLNIQRHPIVLIHGDFHTGQIWSTKPDGKAGWASYFVYQGFQVYVVDLPGCGRSPYSCTVQPPVGGRPQTLDASVVERDLTAPAKQAFEAWPTARYHDKWPGDGVRGDAIFDNYHASLVTLTLKRHDRQSFAQDALYNLLQRIGKVVLVGEGTGATAAWLAADLCPHLVAGIVAIEPAGPPGGTAVRMGSDGQRRYSSLMTYDASLRPYGVADVPMTFEPPLGGGVGGDTPDAHGNGMLEFRPRNFSGTYGGGQARTCLVQRAGVESYDGHGGNASVFLARQLVNLRQVPHAVLTAHASSHSTYDWATVEFLRQAGVDVLHLRLEDYYIYGNGHLMFLEMNSDRVASLIMSWVDAYADHRAAVDEAAAATEEPVL, encoded by the exons ATGGTTGGTCTCCAGACGTCGTACCAGACCGACACGGCCATGGAGGCGGGCGCAATCAACGACCCGCAGGcgccgctcggcgtcgatccTCAGGATCTCGTCAACGATGCCCAGACGCTCTTCGGTTCCCAGACGGGCTTTGAGGACCCCCAGATGTTCTTCAATTCCCAGACGGGTGTCAACAGTAGCCAAATGTTTGTCGATCCTGCAGCCCCCTCGCAGGTCTTTAGCGATGCTTCGGTATCCTTCGCCACCAACACTCAGGGAGACTTCAACTTCCAGCCAAGCACTGCCATCAACATTGGTGATTTCGGCATCGACAGCCAGGGCCAGGGTCTCATGGAAATTTTCAACGATCTGACCAACCCGCAGGCTGGTGGTGGGTATGAAAACAATGCCATTTTCTCGGGGGGCATTTCAAACAGCGTCAATGCCAACAACAATGCCGCTTTTTCGGCGGGCGGTCTGGACAGCGTCAATGACAGCAACACCGCCGCTTTCTCGGAAgacggcatcaccgtcgtcggcaacaacaacaacgccgcTTTTGCGGTGGATTATATGAACATGATTGAAACTAGCAACAACGACGCGCTCTCGGGAgacggcatcaccgtcgtcggcaacaacaacgccGCTTTTGCGGCAGGTGAAATGAACATTGTTGAAACCGGCAATCACGCCGCGTTCTCGGGAGACGGTTTCAACACTGTTGTTGATGCTGGTAACAACAACACCATTTTCCTGGGGAATAGTAGCAGCAACGTCGATGCCAGCAATGCCGTTACTGCTAGTAACACCATCGCTTCCAGCGACACCGTCGCTGCCAGTGACGCAGCTGGCTTGCCTGCCGACGCCACCTACGGCCCGGCTGACGCTGCTTTGGACCCGGCCAACAACTGGCCGGATTGTTCGCTCCGAGGTATTATGTATGGCCCCTTTGAACAGCCCGAGGAGGGTGCCCTGTTCTCTCGGGTGACTTTTTTCGTCCCCGCCACACTGCGAAACACCACCGCGGAGACTCCCGAAACGGGTTCGCAGATCCACGGGCAGATGTACGTCGAGGAGCTTCAGCCCGTCCTCAATATTCAGCGACACCCCATCGTTCTGATCCACGGCGATTTCCACACCGGCCAG ATCTGGTCCACCAAGCCAGATGGCAAAGCTGGCTGGGCTTCGTACTTTGTCTATCAGGGCTTCCAGGTGTACGTCGTGGACCTGCCCGGGTGCGGCCGCTCGCCGTACTCCTGCACCGTCCAGCCacccgtcggcgggcggccccaGACCCTGGatgccagcgtcgtcgagcgagacTTGACTGCACCTGCGAAGCAGGCATTCGAGGCTTGGCCTACCGCTAGGTACCACGACAAGTGGCCCGGA GACGGCGTGCGAGGCGATGCCATCTTTGACAACTACCACGCGTCGCTTGTTACCCTCACGCTCAAACGCCATGACCGTCAGAGCTTCGCCCAGGACGCACTCTACAATCTGCTCCAGCGCATTGGCAAGGTCGTCCTCGTGGGCGAAGGCACCGGCGCAACCGCGGCATGGTTGGCCGCCGACCTGTGCCCTCATCTGGTCGCTGGAATTGTGGCCATTGAGCCTGCCGGTCCGCCTGGAGGCACCGCCGTGCGCATGGGCTCGGACGGCCAGCGCCGCTACAGCTCACTCATGACCTACGACGCTTCGCTGCGTCCGTACGGCGTCGCTGACGTCCCCATGACTTTTGAGCCACCTctgggaggaggagtaggCGGAGATACACCAGACGCACATGGAAATGGCATGCTTGAGTTCCGCCCGCGCAACTTCTCTGGAacgtacggcggcggccaggctcGCACCTGCCTCGTGCAGCGTGCGGGGGTCGAGTCTTacgacgggcatggcggcaaTGCTTCGGTTTTCCTCGCGCGCCAGCTGGTGAACCTACGCCAGGTGCCGCACGCCGTGCTGACGGCGCACGCCAGCTCGCACTCCACGTACGACTGGGCGACGGTGGAATTCCTGCGCcaggcgggcgtcgacgtgcttcacctgcgcctcgaggactACTACATATACGGCAACGGCCACTTGATGTTCCTCGAGATGAACAGCGACCGCGTGGCCAGCCTCATCATGTCGTGGGTCGACGCGTACGCGGACCACCGTGCCGCGGTGGAtgaggccgcggccgcaacCGAGGAGCCGGTTCTTTGA
- a CDS encoding uncharacterized protein (EggNog:ENOG503P2B8~COG:J), producing the protein MSGGVKRDRDGNARVKSTAAPDAPRGRFHDMFATFRDELDEHYDRRERIIKASRDVTAQSKKIIFALQRVKTLNAEFPPHTQKDIDARRAEIARLLAPVVPDLQSLNRYRYAWQMRCLEELIEALSFEHYLRHQRLITPAEAAAAVPLAEGAALLSPLALTPGDYMYGVFDLFGELMRFATVQRAQVIHAPTDSGGATAAAAAAAGDDVQQGNKRTILRDIQELGCAFEMLPAVPTKDFRSKMDAMRQSVRKVENLGYGLVVRGSERPSGWVPDMKDEGPEPVSPV; encoded by the exons ATGTCTGGCGGAGTGAAGCGCGACCGGGATGGCAACGCGCGTGTCAAGagcaccgccgcgcctgACGCGCCCCGCGGCCGCTTCCACGACATGTTTGCGACGTtccgcgacgagctcgacgagcacTACGACCGGCGGGAGCGCATCATCAAGGCAAGCCGGGACGTGACGGCCCAGAGCAAGAAGAT CATCTTTGCGCTGCAACG GGTCAAGACGCTCAACGCAGAGTTCCCGCCGCACACGCAAAAAGACATTGACGCGCGCAGGGCGGAGatcgcgcggctgctggccccGGTCGTCCCGGACCTGCAGTCGCTCAACCGCTACCGCTACGCCTGGCAGATGCGCtgcctcgaggagctcatcgaggcGCTCTCTTTTGAGCACTACCTGCGCCACCAGCGGCTCATCACccccgccgaggcggcggccgccgtgcccctggccgagggcgcggcgctgctgtcgcccCTGGCGCTCACGCCAGGCGACTACATGTACGGCGTCTTCGACTTGTTCGGGGAGCTGATGCGCTTCGCGACGGtgcagcgcgcgcaggtGATTCACGCCCCGACTGACTCGGggggcgccacggccgccgctgccgccgccgccggggacgacgTGCAGCAAGGGAACAAGAGGACGATTCTCCGTGACATTCAGGAGCTGGGGTGTGCGTTTGAGATGCTGCCTGCGGTGCCGACAAAGGACTTTCGCAGCAAGATGGATGCCATGCGGCAGAGTGTGAGAAAGGTCGAGAACCTGGGTTATGGCCTGGTCGTGCGCGGGAGTGAACGACCGAGCGGGTGGGTGCCGGACATGAAGGACGAGGGGCCAGAGCCTGTCTCACCCGTCTGA